ATCACAAAATTTTACCTATAGCTTTCTAGTTGCTACCATGAATTTCCTTTTGCCTAGAGACGATTCTGAGGAGCATGCAGGTACTAAAACATGCTTCTATTGCAACAAAGTTTTTAGCAGCCATCGAGCTTTAGGTGGCCACCTTAGGATTCATCAAGATGGTAGGATTTTGAGGGCCCTGAATTACCCTGGTGGTTCCAGTAGTTCGGTGAACAATACCGGGAATCCTCCTGCATCCCTACCAAACAGCCAACTGAACTCCTTTGCCAGTTTTAACAGCCTGAGTGCGATCACTTCTAATTCTGTGAACAATTCTGGGAACCCTCCTGCATCCCTACCGAACAGCCAACCGAACTCCTCTTCCAGTTTTAACAGCCCAACCCAGTTCAGTACTAGTTCTGTGAACAATTCTGGGAACTCTCCTGCATCCCTACCGAACAACCAACTGAACTCTACTGCTTTTAACAGCCTGACTCTGCTCCCTGCAGCACACCTGGCATGTGACTTCTCTTGGATGATCTACTTGAATGAAACGAACCAGGTAAGTAGGAGCCAGTTCATTGGCGGCTATTCCGGAGTTCCTCTAATTCCGGTTATCTTGTCTCCTGACTTCTCCTATGGCTACAGTTATGGTGCAACTTATCACCATAACAGTCTTGCTTCACGAGCATTTGCTCCTGTTGGCAGCAATGTGGACTTCCCGTATGTCTGCAGTTCTTGTGCAGCTTATTACCATAACATTTTGGCTTCGAGAGCATTTGTTCCAGTTGGCATGATCGCAGCCATGCCTTCTGCTGCATTTGCTTTGTTCGGTAGTGTTGTAGCCCGTGGTTTTCTTGTagattcttctttatttttgggttcAAATGGAGTTCGTCAGTTTAATACCAATGAATTTCAGATTAGCCAGGTTACTCTGTCACCATCCTTCGGAAACGCCTTGCCAAACATTCAAGCTCAAAATGCTGGTAAGCTTCGAAATCCTACCTTTGCTATAACTAACCCCAGCCTTGGTTTCGGGTCATCTCGGTTGTCTATGAACCTATTGCTGTTTGTGCCTTTCTCCAGGTCCTCCAAGCGCAGGTTCAGCTAATGTTGGTCGATCTGAGAGGAGAAGTTCGGGTAAGAGGTCCCGTGAAGCTGACAGATCCAGGAATGCTGAGACTTCAAATGCATCAAGAAGGCCCAGGATTGCTCCCAACGAACATGTGGAACCGGAGAATTGTCCTAAAAAAGAGCTTCAACTCTTCGTGGATGTTGTTGTTCCAAGTTCTTCATCCGAAGCTAGTTCCAGTGCCGAGGAGGAAGATCTGGTAGATATGGATTTGTCTCTCCATCTCTAGGCTTGTGTGTTTTCTCCCCATGATAAACAAGCAATAGTAGTATAAAATAAAGTAGTCTCATATCCTCCCCACCCCACCCcacccaaagaaaagaaaagaaaaagccgCGTATATGTAATGGTACTATGCATCATCGAACTGTATGCATTTTTCTTGTTAAGTTGGAACTTGTTTTTACAATTGCTTTTTCTAGAATCATATAGACATGAGAGAGGGGAAACAATCAGAACCGGAAACCCTTTCCGGACTTAGCTCCGAACGTAGATGCAACAAAACAAGCTTAGATAGAtgtttaacttttaacattatcACCTATAGTTACCGACTTATCCTTTCATATCGGAATATGGTAACTGTTCTATGTGCTTGGAATATAAATGTTCAATGTGATGTGAGCTCTGGAAAAAGATTAACCTGTTATCTCTAGAGTAACTTTTATTCGTTGACCGATGGTCCTTCAACTTGACTTCATTGGATCACAAAAACCGATTTTCGTCAGCTTATAATGCTTTTGCTCCAAATGTAATACAAAATATCATTTGGTGCCATCTAGTGAAGGTTTTGCCTCAGTCTCACAAAGAGggttttattactattatatcgAATTGAATTCTAATGTATAGTCAATACAAGATTTATAGTTTCTTTTTAGGATAGTGACATTTTTATTCACTTCAACAAAAACTCATCTCTAATAGCACATTGctcaattttaattctaaataattcacaaattaaacaaataactCGACCCCTAAACAAATCAACATTGTAGCTTAAGGCTGAAGAAAAGATTGCcaactatattattattatttagccTAATCCACGCGTTTGCAATCGGGTTATTTTTAACAATTGCATGGGCAAAAGAAACATTTATTATAGTTCTGAATTCCAACACCCGCAGTAAAAGCGCGTGGACAACAAACCTATAGCTTATACTTTTCTTGACGCCTGTTGCAAACTGGAAAGGTTAAAATTTATCAtcagtccctgtactttttatagatttagaatttagttcttacatttttatttttaagaatttagtctttttactgTTAAGACATTTTGgagtaaaaaaaatactcacttggtagcaatataattaaaacatggcactgtaatgaacttaaatttaacaaaataattttaatagtgttaacatTTGAACTTGaatcttgaaatttgaaaattagagtgactaaattcctaaaaataaaaaggtaaattgCATCCAAGGCCACTAAActataagtttatgttttggtcattcaatttcaaaaagttacaaaacagtcattaaagtttaaactattcgaaagtttttatttaagtcattgggatgttaaaattattgttgtatgGTCTTCTTTGTTCGCATCGCTTGCACCAATCGAAAACTCTCCATTCCCTTCTTTtctatagtttaatttttttttatataaaatagttttCAACATTATGAATTTTCGAACCAAAGTCCACATAACTTTCTACTCCAATATCCGACACTAACCGTCAAATCGACTTAGATTTAAGGTATATACTTCTACTCGTCGATGGAACTGATCCACCATAAGAATTGCTGCTTGGAGTCTGATAGCTggacctttaaaaaaaaagaacaaaaaaactTAGCAGTCCAGTGAcctaaatgaaaactttcaaatagttcagttactattttgtaactttttgaagttgaatgaccaaaatgtaaacttactaatagttttaGCGACCTTAGGTGTAGTTTACCTATACTTTTCTTGAGTCCTCTTGGAAATTGAAAACGCTAAAATATGTCATAGGCCTTTGTactcttcataaatttagaatttagtacctatatttttattttcaggaaGTTAGcctctactttttagatttcaaatttcaggtctaattttttaacatttttaaatttgttagtgtgacattttggaataaaaaattcacttggtaacaatataactaaaaaataatgttgtaatgaactagaatttaacaaaataattttaacaatgttaatggTTGgatctgaattttgaaatatgaaaaatagagggactaaattcctaaaaaaaataaaaggataaactACATccaaggtcactaaactattagtatgtttatgttttgatcactaaattattagtaaatttacgtttcgatcactcaacttcaaaaagttgcaaaatggccactaaactattcgaaagttttcatttaagtcaccgAATTTTTAAAATCGTTGTTGTGTGGCCTTCTTTGTTCGCACTACTTGCACCAATTGAAAGTCcttcttttccttctcttttacaattctttttttttatgaaacagtTCTGAACGTCACGAATTtgcaaaccaaaatccaaataacTTTATTATTTGATCTTCGACACTGATTGTCAGATTGACTTGGATCTAAAGTATGTTATTCTACTCAACGATGGGTATTGATCCATTACATTGATCGTCGAATTATCTCTTAAAGCTCACTAGGCGaacattttttaagaaaaacttaacaattcaatgatttaaataaaaactttcgaataatttaatgatcatttataacttattaaaattgagtaaccaaaatataaatttattaatagtttaagaACTGTAGATGTaatttgctcaaaatgaaagTACATGAACTAAACGAAGAGTGTATCGGCACTTGTGACAGATTTTAACCAATTGGAAATTACTTAGCGCGTGGATTTCAATTTAGCCTTTTAGACCAGAAACAGAATCATTATCATCAACCCTtcggttttt
The window above is part of the Gossypium raimondii isolate GPD5lz chromosome 9, ASM2569854v1, whole genome shotgun sequence genome. Proteins encoded here:
- the LOC105799018 gene encoding uncharacterized protein LOC105799018 isoform X2 is translated as MAIYEFSKRGLLWTRLLESCFNKKRDHSSTSQNFTYSFLVATMNFLLPRDDSEEHAGTKTCFYCNKVFSSHRALGGHLRIHQDGRILRALNYPGGSSSSVNNTGNPPASLPNSQLNSFASFNSLSAITSNSVNNSGNPPASLPNSQPNSSSSFNSPTQFSTSSVNNSGNSPASLPNNQLNSTAFNSLTLLPAAHLACDFSWMIYLNETNQISQVTLSPSFGNALPNIQAQNAGPPSAGSANVGRSERRSSGKRSREADRSRNAETSNASRRPRIAPNEHVEPENCPKKELQLFVDVVVPSSSSEASSSAEEEDLVDMDLSLHL
- the LOC105799018 gene encoding uncharacterized protein LOC105799018 isoform X1, which translates into the protein MAIYEFSKRGLLWTRLLESCFNKKRDHSSTSQNFTYSFLVATMNFLLPRDDSEEHAGTKTCFYCNKVFSSHRALGGHLRIHQDGRILRALNYPGGSSSSVNNTGNPPASLPNSQLNSFASFNSLSAITSNSVNNSGNPPASLPNSQPNSSSSFNSPTQFSTSSVNNSGNSPASLPNNQLNSTAFNSLTLLPAAHLACDFSWMIYLNETNQVSRSQFIGGYSGVPLIPVILSPDFSYGYSYGATYHHNSLASRAFAPVGSNVDFPYVCSSCAAYYHNILASRAFVPVGMIAAMPSAAFALFGSVVARGFLVDSSLFLGSNGVRQFNTNEFQISQVTLSPSFGNALPNIQAQNAGPPSAGSANVGRSERRSSGKRSREADRSRNAETSNASRRPRIAPNEHVEPENCPKKELQLFVDVVVPSSSSEASSSAEEEDLVDMDLSLHL